The Desulforegulaceae bacterium genome segment TCCACGTCTATATTGGAAAAAATATCTCATTCTATGACTTTTAACTTCATGTATTTTTAATTTATCCGCCTTAAAATAAGCAATAGATTCTTTATCTTCAAGGCAAACATCTTCAACTTTACCAGAAGGGGAAACAAGGAAGGAAACTCCGGGGAAATAAAGATTGTTTTTATTTAGACCAGATTGATTTACAGGGATTACATAAACACCATTATCATAAGCTCTTGCAAGAAGATGTCTTTTCCAGGACTCAAACTTTTCACCTGGAGTACCCCTGGGAGATGCATGGGGCATTATTAAAAGCTCAGCACCTTTTTTTGCCATTATGGTTGAAATTTCAGGAAAATGAGCATCAAAACAAAGCTGAATTCCAAACTTCCAACCTAAAAAATCAAAAACCGGAAAATCATTTCCCGGAGTAAGGTGTGAAAGCTCTGGCGGACCCGGTTGAATTTTTCTATAAACTCCTTTTAGCTTTCCATTACTGAAAAAACCATGACTGGCAAACACCTTGCCTTCTTTTTTTTCAGCAAATCCGCATAAAAAAGAGATTCTATAATCCAACGATAAAAATTCAAGCTCTTTTATCAAATAAAAATCAGATTGAACTGCAGTTTTACAAACTGTTTTACCAGTAACATAACCTGTCAAATTAAGTTCAGGAAAAACAAGAAGATCGCATTGGGCCTTAGCAGCTTTTTGAATAA includes the following:
- a CDS encoding nitrilase-related carbon-nitrogen hydrolase is translated as MENFEKTKVFIQKAAKAQCDLLVFPELNLTGYVTGKTVCKTAVQSDFYLIKELEFLSLDYRISFLCGFAEKKEGKVFASHGFFSNGKLKGVYRKIQPGPPELSHLTPGNDFPVFDFLGWKFGIQLCFDAHFPEISTIMAKKGAELLIMPHASPRGTPGEKFESWKRHLLARAYDNGVYVIPVNQSGLNKNNLYFPGVSFLVSPSGKVEDVCLEDKESIAYFKADKLKIHEVKSHRMRYFFQYRRGKFYKENL